In Dermacentor silvarum isolate Dsil-2018 unplaced genomic scaffold, BIME_Dsil_1.4 Seq58, whole genome shotgun sequence, the following proteins share a genomic window:
- the LOC119435259 gene encoding uncharacterized protein LOC119435259 translates to MPMCCYPTYIRAMWNTTDYFRMPPRSFDTLLELLKPRIRRSDTNYRKAIPPEHRLVLAVRFLAAGEMLHSSFNFLPGRFTACVIVAEVCQAIWDVLGPIYVTRPSTPGEWIKVAREFEDKWDMPHCLGAIDGKHVNVECPANSGSRDRNYKNAFSKSLLALSDANYSFLYVEIGHHGSESDGGIFSRRIYK, encoded by the exons ATGCCAATGTGTTGCTACCCCACCTACATTCGCGCGATGTGGAATACTACAGA CTATTTTAGGATGCCCCCGCGCTCCTTTGACACGTTATTAGAACTCCTGAAGCCAAGGATACGGAGAAGTGACACAAACTACCGAAAAGCGATTCCTCCAGAGCACCGGCTAGTGCTAGCTGTCAG GTTCTTGGCTGCAGGGGAGATGCTGCACTCATCTTTCAATTTTCTACCTGGCCGCTTCACGGCTTGCGTGATTGTTGCCGAAGTATGCCAGGCCATTTGGGACGTCCTCGGGCCAATTTACGTCACACGGCCGTCAACTCCAGGCGAATGGATAAAG GTTGCGAGAGAGTTTGAGGACAAGTGGGACATGCCACATTGCCTGGGTGCGATAGATGGAAAACACGTGAATGTTGAGTGTCCGGCAAACTCTGGAAGCAGAGACCGAAACTACAAAAATGCGTTCAGCAAGTCACTGCTCGCATTGAGCGACGCCAACTACAG CTTCCTGTATGTTGAAATCGGCCACCATGGAAGCGAATCAGATGGTGGAATCTTCAGCAGGAGAATCTACAAATGA